The following are encoded together in the Vespa velutina chromosome 3, iVesVel2.1, whole genome shotgun sequence genome:
- the LOC124947999 gene encoding acetyl-CoA carboxylase isoform X6 produces MSQGTVMIQTQSRLQEKDFTVATPEEFVHRFGGTKVINKVLIANNGIAAVKCMRSIRRWSYEMFKNERAVRFVVMVTPEDLKANAEYIKMADQYVPVPGGTNNNNYANVELIVDIATRTQVQAVWAGWGHASENPKLPELLHKNNISFIGPSERAMWALGDKIASSIVAQTADVPTLPWSGSELKAQYSGKKIKISTELFKKGCVSTVEECLAAANKIGFPIMVKASEGGGGKGIRKCENAEELPALFRQVQAEIPGSPIFIMKMAKCARHLEVQLLADNYGNAISLFGRDCSIQRRHQKIIEEAPAVIAKPEVFEEMEKAAVRLAKMVGYVSAGTVEYLYDTSGRYYFLELNPRLQVEHPCTEMISDVNLPAAQLQVAMGLPLHHIKDIRLLYGESPWGDSQIDFEQLRHKPQPWGHVIAARITSENPDEGFKPSSGTVQELNFRSSKNVWGYFSVGASGGLHEFADSQFGHCFSWGEDRYQARENLVIALKELSIRGDFRTTVEYLITLLETEAFQQNNIDTSWLDVLIAERIKSDKPNVLLAVTCGAIHIADRTITAAFTEFQTALEKGQVQGSNDLNNLVDVELVNDGYKYKVQAAKSGPNSYFLVLNSSYKKIEVHRLSDGGLLLSMDGASYTTYMKEEVDRYRITIGNQTCVFEKDNDPSLLRSPSAGKLINFLVEDGGHIDRGQAYAEIEVMKMIMTVTTSEAGTLFYVKRPGAILEAGTVIAHLELDDPSLVTNAEEYSGQFPTPAVPAIPDKLNHLHSKYRTALENTLAGYCLPDPYHLPRLRELIEKFMFSLRDPSLPLLELQEVIATISGRIPASVEKKIRKLMSLYERNITSVLAQFPSQQIAAVIDGHAATLSKRSDRDVFFLTTQAIVQLVQRYRNGIRGRMKTAVHELLRQYYMVECQFQQGHYDKCVSALIEQYKDDLSTVTAMIFSHNQVTKKNILVTMLIDHLWANEPGLTDELASTLTELTSLNRTEHSRVALRARQVLIAAHQPAYELRHNQMESIFLSAVDMYGHDFHPENLQKLILSETSIFDILHDFFYHSNRAVCNAALEVYVRRAYISYELTCLQHLELSGEIPLVHFQFLLPNNHPNRQTQSIVNYRTGAMAAFKDFDQFREYSDEILDLLEDLSSPSSVSVKVLEAVDAIGSESRHSTSINVSLSTATEAATAAELSERPAEPVHILSIAIQENSNQDDATMARLFGDWCATSKEELISRGIRRATFAALKRKQFPKFFTFRQRDGFVEDRIYRHLEPGCAFQLELNRMRTYDLEALPTSNQKMHLYLGQAKVAKGQQVTDYRFFIRSIIRHSDLITKEASFDYLHNEGERVLLEAMDELEVAFSHPLAKRTECNHIFLNFIPTVIMDPARIEESVTSMVLRYGPRLWKLRVRQAEIKMTIRPAPGKSTSNIRLCIANDSGYSIDLHLYAESTDPKTGIIRFESYPPPTANLSNWRPGPMHGLPISTPYLTKDYLQAKRFQAQSAGTTYAYDLPDIFRQQVEKSWHKYIEERSNSNITIPTSVMDCVELVLDGDNLVEQKRLPGENDVGMVAWRLTLYTPEFPAGRDIILIANDLTHFLGSFGPKEDFLFYRASERARQLGIPRIYFAANAGARIGLAEEIKGLFKIAWEDESEPEKGFKYIYLTPDDYARLAPFNSVKASLIEDPAGESRYKITDIIGKDDGIGVENLKYAGMIASETSRAYDEIVTISIVSCRAIGIGSYLVRLGQRTIQIENSHIILTGYRALNAVLGREVYASNNQLGGIQIMHNNGVTHAVDSRDLEGVATVLKWLSYFPRAKGTSLPILPSPLPDSINRDITYVPTKAPYDPRWMLEGRYSPNDQNVWESGFFDRGSWEEIMKPWAQTVITGRARLGGIPCGVIAVETRTVELHLPADPANLDSEAKTISQAGQVWFPDSAYKTAQAIRDFNREELPLIIFANWRGFSSGMKDMYDQIVKFGAYIVDALREYTKPIFVYIPPNGELRGGAWAVVDTTINPRYLEMFADTTSRGGVLEPTGIVEIKFRNKDLIKTMHRIDPVIQKLKENLNTSNSIEERTEIETVIRKREKTLIPIYQQVAVYFADLHDTPERMLEKNVIQDIIPWQKARPLLYWKLRRRLLEEDIKKDILSMQPKFDVRQIGAMLRRWFIEDKGAIESYLWDQDQAATTWLEAQLVNENSVISRNIMCVKKDAVITRIKEALETCPEVRLDAVLEIAHRLNPAERAELQRTLSQMETPDQEHHIDSSSSS; encoded by the exons ATGTCGCAGGGTACGGTGATGATTCAGACACAAAGCCGATTGCAAGAGAAAGATTTCACCGTTGCGACACCCGAAGAATTCGTACATCGCTTTGGCGGCACCAAGGTTATCAACAAG GTTTTAATAGCTAATAATGGAATCGCTGCAGTCAAATGTATGCGGTCGATACGACGATGGTCTTACGAGATGtttaagaatgaaagagcGGTACGTTTCGTGGTCATGGTCACCCCGGAAGACCTCAAAGCTAACGcggaatatataaaaatggcCGATCAATATGTCCCCGTACCTGGTggaacaaataataacaattatgcAAACGTCGAGCTCATCGTGGATATTGCAACAAGGACGCAGGTGCAAGCTGTTTGGGCTGGATGGGGTCACGCATCAGAAAATCCTAAATTACCAGAGTTACTGCATAAGaataatatctcttttatag GTCCATCCGAGAGAGCTATGTGGGCTTTAGGTGATAAAATAGCTTCCAGTATTGTCGCTCAAACAGCAGACGTTCCTACGTTACCTTGGTCGGGATCTGAATTGAAAGCTCAATATAGTGGcaagaagataaagatatcGACCGAATTATTCAAGAAAGGTTGTGTTTCCACCGTCGAGGAATGTCTTGCTGCAGCTAATAAAATTGGTTTTCCGATTATGGTGAAAGCTAGCGAAGGTGGCGGCGGTAAGGGTATTAGAAAATGCGAAAACGCGGAAGAGTTACCCGCCTTGTTTAG ACAAGTGCAAGCTGAGATACCGGGTTCACCGatatttatcatgaaaatgGCGAAATGTGCTCGTCATTTAGAGGTTCAATTATTAgccgataattacggtaatgcAATATCGTTGTTCGGCCGTGATTGCTCTATCCAAAGAAGGCatcagaaaataatagaagaggCACCAGCGGTAATAGCCAAACCTGAAGTCTTcgaagagatggagaaa GCTGCTGTAAGATTAGCAAAAATGGTCGGATATGTCAGCGCGGGTACcgttgaatatttatatgatactTCTGGCCGGTATTATTTTTTGGAATTGAATCCTAGACTTCAAGTGGAACATCCATGTACCGAGATGATATCGGACGTTAATCTCCCTGCTGCACAGCTTCAAGTGGCGATGGGATTGCCTCTTCATCATATTAAAGATATACGTCTCCTTTATGGTGAGAGTCCTTGGGGAGATAGTCAAATAGATTTTGAGCAGCTACGTCATAAACCTCAACCTTGGGGACACGTGATAGCTGCTAGAATTACCAGTGAAAATCCTGATGAAG GTTTCAAGCCAAGTTCTGGTACTGTACAAGAATTGAACTTTAGATCGTCGAAGAATGTTTGGGGTTATTTTTCTGTTGGAGCATCAGGTGGTCTTCACGAATTCGCAGATTCTCAATTCGGTCATTGTTTTTCCTGGGGGGAAGATCGTTATCAAGCTCGAGAGAATTTGGTGATAGCACTGAAAGAATTGAGCATCAGAGGTGACTTCAGGACAACGGTAGAATATCTTATAACTTTATTGGAAACCGAAGCTTTTCAACAAAACAATATCGACACATCATGGCTTGATGTGCTTATAGCAGAGCGTATTAAAAGTGATAAGCCAAACGTTCTATTAGCTGTCACGTGTGGTGCCATTCATATTGCTGATAGAACTATTACTGCCGCATTCACTGAATTTCAGACGGCCTTGGAGAAAGGTCAAGTACAAGGCAGTAATGATTTAAATAACCTCGTAGAT GTAGAACTAGTGAATGATGGTTACAAGTACAAAGTTCAAGCAGCTAAATCAGGTCCTAATAGTTATTTCCTCGTTTTAAATAGttcctataaaaaaattgaagttcATCGACTTTCTGACGGTGGTTTGTTACTCTCAATGGATGGTGCCAGTTACACGACGTAcatgaaagaagaagtagatcGTTACAGAATTACTATAGGTAATCAAACCTGTGTATTTGAAAAGGATAACGATCCGTCTTTACTTAGATCACCATCAGCGggtaaattgataaattttttggTGGAGGATGGTGGTCACATCGATAGGGGACAAGCTTACGCTGAAATCGAAGtcatgaaaatgataatgacggtaacGACAAGCGAAGCTGGTACATTGTTTTACGTGAAAAGACCAGGTGCTATTCTCGAAGCTGGTACTGTAATAGCTCATTTAGAACTCGATGATCCATCTTTAGTGACGAATGCTGAGGAATATAGTGGGCAATTTCCAACGCCAGCGGTACCAGCTATACCAGACAAATTAAATCATCTTCATTCCAAATATCGGACTGCTTTAGAAAATACACTAGCTGGTTACTGTTTACCAGATCCATATCATTTGCCTCGTTTACGTGAACTCATCGAAAAATTCATGTTCTCCTTACGCGATCCTAGTTTACCATTGCTTGAACTTCAAGAAGTGATAGCTACGATATCAGGAAGAATCCCAGCTTCGGTtgagaagaagataagaaaattaatgtctTTGTACGAAAGAAACATAACTTCTGTTCTTGCACAATTTCCTAGTCAACAAATCGCAGCTGTCATTGATGGACATGCTGCTACCCTTTCGAAACGTTCCGATAGAGATGTATTTTTCTTAACTACTCAAGCGATCGTACAACTTGTGCAGAGATATCGAAATGGTATACGTGGTCGAATGAAAACTGCCGTACACGAACTTCTTCGTCAATATTATATGGTTGAGTGTCAATTTCAACAAGGACATTACGACAAATGTGTGTCCGCTTTGATAGAACAATATAAGGACGATTTAAGTACCGTAACTGCAATGATTTTTAGTCATAACCAAGTAACTAAAAAGAATATCTTAGTGACTATGCTGATAGATCATCTCTGGGCGAACGAACCTGGTCTCACTGACGAATTGGCTAGTACTTTAACGGAATTGACTAGTttgaacagaacagaacacaGTCGTGTTGCGTTAAGAGCCAGACAGGTATTGATAGCTGCTCATCAACCTGCCTACGAACTCAGACACAACCAAATGGAATCCATTTTCCTATCAGCCGTTGATATGTACGGGCACGATTTTCATCCAGAAAATCTTCAAAAGCTGATACTCTCCGAGACATCTATATTCGATATCCTTCATGATTTCTTCTATCATTCGAATCGTGCAGTTTGCAATGCCGCTTTGGAAGTTTACGTTCGTAGAGCTTATATCAGTTATGAGTTAACGTGTTTACAACATTTGGAATTATCAGGAGAAATACCTCTCGTACATTTCCAATTTTTACTCCCTAACAATCATCCTAATCGACAAACTCAGTCAATTGTTAATTATAGAACAGGAGCGATGGCAGCATTCAAAGACTTCGATCAGTTCCGTGAATACTCGGATGAGATCTTGGACTTATTGGAAGACCTATCATCGCCGAGTTCAGTATCTGTTAAAGTCCTAGAGGCTGTAGATGCGATTGGTAGCGAATCTCGTCACAGTACATCCATAAATGTATCGCTTAGCACTGCGACAGAAGCTGCTACTGCCGCAGAATTAAGTGAGAGACCAGCTGAACCTGTACACATTTTAAGTATTGCCATTCAAGAGAATAGTAATCAAGACGACGCTACTATGGCAAGATTATTTGGCGACTGGTGTGCAACGAGCAAAGAAGAATTAATATCTCGTGGTATCAGAAGAGCCACTTTTGCAGCCCTCAAGAGGAAACAGTTTCCGAAATTCTTTACGTTCAGGCAAAGAGACGGATTTGTCGAGGATAGAATTTATCGACATCTTGAGCCAGGGTGTGCTTTTCAATTGGAACTTAATAGAATGAGAACATACGATCTGGAGGCTTTGCCTACGTCGAATCAAAAGATGCACTTGTACCTTGGACAAGCAAAGGTAGCCAAAGGGCAACAAGTTACAGACTATCGTTTCTTTATACGCTCTATTATTCGTCATTCTGATCTTATTACGAAGGAAGCAAGCTTCGACTATCTTCACAACGAAGGAGAGCGCGTGCTGCTCGAAGCTATGGATGAGTTAGAAGTAGCCTTTTCGCATCCTCTGGCTAAACGTACGGAATGTAATCATATATTCTTAAATTTCATTCCTACAGTCATAATGGATCCTGCCAGAATAGAGGAAAGTGTTACCAGTATGGTACTTAGATATGGTCCGAGATTATGGAAGTTACGTGTACGTCAGGCCGAAATCAAAATGACAATCCGCCCAGCTCCAGGCAAATCGACGTCAAACATACGCTTGTGTATCGCCAATGACAGCGGTTACAGTATAGATTTACATCTTTACGCTGAATCGACAGATCCTAAGACAGGTATCATTCGTTTTGAATCTTATCCACCGCCTACTGCTAATTTATCCAATTGGAGACCTGGTCCTATGCACGGTTTGCCAATTTCAACACCGTATCTCACCAAGGATTATCTTCAAGCCAAGAGATTCCAAGCGCAAAGTGCTGGTACAACTTATGCGTACGACTTGCCTGACATATTCCGACAGCAAGTAGAAAAGTCTTGGCATAAATATATCGAGGAGAGATCAAATTCAAACATAACGATTCCTACGTCAGTGATGGATTGCGTTGAGCTAGTACTGGATGGTGACAATCTTGTTGAACAAAAGCGTTTGCCTGGTGAGAACGATGTAGGCATGGTAGCTTGGAGATTAACTCTTTATACACCAGAGTTTCCTGCTGGTCGagatattatacttattgcCAATGATCTCACGCATTTCCTCGGCTCGTTTGGCCCAAAGGAGGACTTTCTATTTTACAGAGCCTCAGAAAGAGCAAGACAACTTGGTATTCCACGTATTTATTTTGCTGCTAATGCAGGTGCACGTATTGGCCTAGCTGAAGAAATTAAAGGATTATTCAAAATAGCTTGGGAAGATGAAAGTGAACCCGAAAAGGGATTCAAGTATATATACTTGACACCAGATGATTATGCTCGTCTAGCACCTTTTAATTCAGTCAAGGCTTCCTTAATCGAAGATCCAGCTGGTGAATCTCGTTATAAAATTACGGACATCATTGGCAAAGACGATGGTATAGGCGTAGAGAATTTAAAATACGCTGGTATGATTGCTAGCGAAACGTCCAGAGCTTACGATGAAATTGTCACTATCTCTATCGTTTCGTGCCGCGCTATTGGTATCGGTTCTTATTTGGTGCGTCTTGGTCAGAGAAcaattcaaattgaaaattctCACATCATTCTTACTGGTTACCGAGCATTGAACGCCGTCCTAGGACGTGAAGTATACGCTAGTAACAATCAACTAGGAGGTATTCAAATTATGCATAATAATGGTGTTACTCATGCGGTTGATAGTAGAGATTTGGAAGGCGTGGCCACAGTTTTGAAGTGGTTGAGTTATTTCCCCAGGGCGAAAGGTACAAGTTTGCCGATATTACCTTCACCTCTCCCCGATTCTATCAACCGAGACATTACTTATGTACCTACAAAAGCACCTTATGATCCAAGGTGGATGTTAGAAGGTAGATACTCACCTAACGATCAGAATGTCTGGGAAAGTGGTTTCTTCGATCGTGGATCATGGGAG GAAATCATGAAACCTTGGGCACAAACTGTAATAACAGGTCGAGCAAGACTAGGTGGTATACCTTGTGGCGTTATAGCCGTCGAAACAAGAACCGTCGAATTACATCTTCCTGCTGATCCTGCTAATCTCGATTCGGAAGCTAAGACAATATCTCAGGCTGGCCAAGTATGGTTCCCAGATAGTGCCTATAAAACTGCACAAGCTATTCGAGATTTTAATAGGGAAGAACTACCGCTTATTATATTCGCTAACTGGAGAGGATTTTCCAGTGGCATgaaag ATATGTACGATCAAATTGTGAAATTTGGTGCGTATATCGTCGACGCGTTGAGAGAGTACACAAAACctatatttgtatacattCCACCAAATGGTGAACTCAGAGGTGGTGCATGGGCAGTAGTGGACACTACAATTAATCCACGATACTTAGAAATGTTTGCTGATACTACCAGTAGAGGTGGTGTCCTAGAGCCTACTGGTatcgtagaaataaaatttagaaacaAGGATCTCATCAAGACTATGCATAGAATAGATCCTGTTATTCAAAAGTTAAAa GAAAACCTTAATACATCAAATTCAATTgaagaaagaacagaaatCGAAACGGTAAttcgtaagagagaaaaaacattgATACCTATATATCAACAAGTTGCTGTCTATTTTGCGGATCTTCACGACACACCAGAAcgaatgttagaaaaaaacgTAATACAAGATATAATACCATGGCAAAAAGCAAGACCGTTGCTTTATTGGAAATTAAGACGAAGACTTTTGGAAGAAGATATCAAGAAGGATATTTTGTCAATGCAACCTAAGTTCGATGTTAGACAAATTGGTGCGATGCTACGACGATGGTTTATCGAAGATAAAGGAGCTATAGAATCCTATCTTTGGGATCAAGATCAAGCGGCTACCACTTGGTTGGAGGCACAGCTTGTTAATGAAAATAGCGTTATATCACGTAATATTATGTGTGTAAAGAAGGATGCAGTTATCACACGTATCAAAGAAGCTCTCGAAACTTGTCCAGAAGTAAGATTAGATGCTGTCTTGGAAATTGCGCATAGATTAAATCCTGCCGAACGTGCTGAATTACAAAGGACTTTATCGCAAATGGAAACACCAGATCAAGAACATCACATTGATTCAAGTTCTTCATCCTAA